In Massilia forsythiae, one DNA window encodes the following:
- a CDS encoding M28 family peptidase, giving the protein MRALARALLAGLACASLACSAAPAAASKAPAPPAVTEAPLRAHLAFLADDLLEGRGTGQRGGDLAVRYLETQAAALGLQPAANGGYRQKVEMVGQKTLPASTLRFEAGGRELAVRFGQEAVFGNASGRTATRIDAPLLFVGYGIDAPSERWNDFQDVDVKGKLLVAMVNDPQPTAAEPERFGGKSLTWHGRWTYKFEEALRQGAAGILLIHTTESASYPWSVPVNSFSHEQFHLAGAGNALQGWISEDFARTLFAAAGQDLDRLRAQAEVRGLRPVDLRAAAHADVKSAVRNVVQYNVAGIVPGSDPRLREEAVIYSAHWDHLGIDADNGKPDHIWNGAIDNASGSAALLAMAQAAVAHPAKRTQIFLWPCAEEQGLLGSLAYVRAPLWPLAKTAADLNLDSMNFVGRTRDIGVAGAERSSLLETSAAVAKSMGLALAAPTPDLGGAYFRADHFSFAKAGVPAFNVGSAVFSGDGKFDFEHDHAHAGGHGSADRMRAFTKDYHQVSDQYDPAWDLSGMVQQAQFTLNLGYAVANAPAMPSWKAGQAYGAVKR; this is encoded by the coding sequence CTGCGCGCCCTGGCGCGCGCCCTCCTGGCCGGCCTGGCCTGTGCCAGCCTGGCTTGCAGCGCAGCCCCTGCGGCCGCTTCCAAGGCGCCGGCTCCACCGGCCGTCACCGAGGCGCCGCTGCGCGCCCACCTGGCCTTCCTGGCCGACGACCTGCTGGAAGGCCGCGGCACCGGCCAGCGCGGCGGCGACCTCGCGGTGCGCTACCTGGAAACGCAAGCCGCCGCGCTCGGCCTGCAGCCGGCGGCGAATGGCGGCTATCGCCAAAAGGTCGAGATGGTCGGCCAGAAGACCCTGCCGGCCAGCACCCTGCGCTTCGAGGCCGGCGGCCGCGAACTGGCGGTGCGCTTCGGCCAGGAAGCCGTGTTCGGTAACGCCAGCGGGCGCACCGCCACCCGCATCGACGCGCCGCTGCTGTTCGTCGGCTACGGCATCGACGCACCAAGCGAGCGCTGGAACGACTTCCAGGACGTCGACGTGAAAGGCAAGCTGCTGGTGGCGATGGTCAACGATCCGCAGCCTACCGCCGCCGAACCGGAACGCTTCGGCGGCAAGTCGCTGACCTGGCACGGCCGCTGGACCTATAAATTCGAGGAAGCGCTGCGCCAGGGCGCGGCCGGCATCCTCTTGATCCACACCACCGAATCGGCCTCGTATCCGTGGAGCGTGCCGGTCAACAGCTTCTCGCACGAGCAGTTCCACCTGGCCGGCGCGGGCAACGCGCTGCAGGGCTGGATCAGCGAAGACTTCGCGCGCACCCTGTTCGCCGCCGCCGGCCAGGACCTGGACCGCCTGCGCGCCCAGGCCGAGGTGCGCGGCCTCCGCCCGGTCGACCTCAGGGCGGCGGCGCACGCCGACGTGAAAAGCGCGGTGCGCAACGTGGTGCAGTACAACGTGGCCGGCATCGTGCCGGGCAGCGACCCCAGGCTGCGCGAAGAAGCGGTGATCTATTCGGCGCACTGGGACCACCTCGGCATCGACGCCGACAACGGCAAGCCCGACCACATCTGGAACGGCGCCATCGACAACGCTTCCGGCAGCGCCGCGCTGCTGGCGATGGCGCAGGCGGCGGTGGCGCATCCGGCCAAACGCACCCAGATCTTCCTGTGGCCGTGCGCCGAGGAGCAGGGTTTATTGGGCAGCCTGGCCTACGTGCGCGCACCGCTGTGGCCGCTGGCAAAAACCGCCGCCGACCTCAACCTGGACAGCATGAACTTCGTCGGCCGCACGCGCGACATCGGCGTCGCCGGCGCCGAACGCAGCTCGCTGCTGGAGACCTCGGCCGCGGTGGCGAAGTCGATGGGCCTGGCGCTGGCGGCGCCGACGCCGGACCTGGGCGGCGCCTACTTCCGCGCCGATCATTTCAGTTTTGCCAAGGCGGGCGTACCGGCCTTCAACGTCGGTTCGGCGGTGTTCTCGGGCGACGGCAAGTTCGACTTCGAGCACGACCACGCGCATGCCGGCGGCCATGGCAGCGCCGATCGCATGCGCGCCTTCACCAAGGATTACCACCAGGTGAGCGACCAGTACGACCCGGCCTGGGACCTGTCCGGCATGGTGCAGCAGGCGCAGTTCACGCTCAACCTGGGCTACGCGGTGGCGAATGCGCCGGCGATGCCAAGCTGGAAGGCGGGACAGGCGTACGGCGCGGTCAAACGCTGA
- a CDS encoding DUF885 domain-containing protein, with protein MKRILLNTAVSISLLSTLAPAISAFAATTTAAESPADTRFKTIYEQEWQWRLAQRLAWDDDNPRAADGELARVDAGTQQARLAYWQDVLARLDAIRPDALSAPQRLNYAVYRAQIAALAEAQRYREYEQPVNADSAFWSDIMYIARRPLKDENEYRTYLRQLADLPRYFGEELANMRAGLARGFTPPQVTLTGREAPLVAVAEARTPQDTVYWTPFKAMPPTIPAARQDALRAEAARLIAGAVQPAYAAALTFVRDEYFPHARTALAAERLPDGKAYYQSKIVEYTTTTMSADRIHAIGLAEMAKIRAEMTQTMAQAGFQGELPAFLTFLRSDPRFYARTPDELLMRAAWIAKKFDGKADQYFGYLPRKRFAIVPVPPDQAPYYTSARGGPGIYLVNTYNLPARALYSLPALTLHESAPGHAFQMPVALEQKGVPPFRRAYISAYGEGWALYCERLGSEMGIYETPYETFGMLSYQAWRAARLVVDTGIHAKGWTRAQAQAYLHDNTALSDHEIETEVDRYISWPGQALSYYLGQMAIMEARKKAETALGARFDIRAFHDTVLQIGAVPLPVLAARIDAFIAAGGTSPYPPSK; from the coding sequence ATGAAGCGCATTCTGCTAAACACTGCCGTCTCGATCTCACTCCTGAGCACGCTGGCTCCTGCCATCTCAGCCTTCGCCGCCACGACCACCGCAGCCGAGTCCCCCGCCGACACCCGCTTCAAAACGATCTACGAGCAGGAATGGCAATGGCGCCTCGCCCAGCGCCTGGCCTGGGACGACGACAATCCGCGCGCCGCCGACGGCGAACTGGCGCGCGTCGATGCCGGCACCCAGCAGGCGCGCCTGGCCTACTGGCAAGACGTGCTGGCGCGCCTGGACGCGATCCGCCCGGACGCGCTGTCGGCGCCGCAGCGCCTCAACTACGCGGTCTACCGCGCCCAGATCGCCGCCCTGGCCGAGGCCCAGCGCTACCGCGAATACGAGCAGCCGGTAAATGCCGACAGCGCGTTCTGGTCCGACATCATGTACATCGCCCGGCGCCCGCTGAAGGACGAGAACGAATACCGCACCTACCTGCGCCAGCTGGCCGACCTGCCGCGCTACTTCGGCGAAGAGCTGGCCAACATGCGCGCCGGCCTGGCGCGCGGCTTCACCCCGCCGCAAGTCACCCTGACGGGACGCGAGGCGCCGCTGGTGGCGGTCGCCGAAGCCAGGACGCCGCAAGACACGGTTTACTGGACGCCGTTCAAGGCGATGCCGCCCACCATCCCGGCGGCGCGCCAGGACGCGCTGCGCGCCGAAGCCGCGCGACTGATCGCCGGCGCGGTGCAGCCGGCCTACGCGGCGGCGCTGACGTTCGTACGCGACGAGTACTTCCCGCACGCGCGCACCGCGCTGGCGGCCGAGCGCCTGCCCGACGGCAAGGCCTATTACCAGTCGAAGATCGTCGAGTACACCACCACGACCATGAGCGCCGACCGGATCCACGCGATCGGCCTGGCGGAAATGGCCAAGATCCGCGCCGAGATGACGCAGACCATGGCGCAGGCCGGCTTCCAGGGCGAGCTACCGGCCTTCCTGACCTTCCTGCGCAGCGACCCGCGGTTCTATGCCAGGACGCCGGACGAACTGCTCATGCGCGCCGCCTGGATCGCCAAGAAATTCGACGGCAAGGCCGACCAGTACTTCGGCTACCTGCCGCGCAAGCGCTTCGCCATCGTCCCGGTGCCGCCCGACCAGGCGCCCTACTACACCTCGGCGCGCGGCGGTCCCGGCATCTACCTGGTCAACACCTATAACCTGCCGGCGCGCGCGCTGTACAGCCTGCCGGCGCTGACGCTGCACGAATCGGCGCCCGGCCACGCCTTCCAGATGCCGGTGGCGCTGGAACAGAAAGGGGTGCCGCCGTTCCGCCGCGCCTACATCTCGGCCTACGGCGAAGGCTGGGCGCTGTACTGCGAGCGCCTGGGCAGCGAGATGGGCATCTACGAGACGCCCTACGAAACCTTCGGCATGCTCAGTTACCAGGCCTGGCGCGCGGCGCGCCTGGTGGTCGACACCGGCATCCACGCCAAGGGCTGGACGCGCGCGCAGGCGCAGGCCTACCTGCACGACAACACCGCGCTGTCCGACCACGAGATCGAGACCGAGGTCGACCGCTACATCTCGTGGCCGGGCCAGGCGCTGTCCTATTACCTGGGCCAGATGGCGATCATGGAAGCGCGGAAGAAGGCGGAAACCGCGCTCGGCGCGCGCTTCGACATCCGCGCCTTCCACGACACCGTGCTGCAGATAGGCGCGGTGCCGCTGCCGGTGCTGGCGGCGCGCATCGATGCCTTCATTGCCGCGGGTGGCACATCGCCGTATCCGCCATCGAAATAG
- a CDS encoding ATPase domain-containing protein produces the protein MSDRVALGKLSTGVPGLDILLGGGLSEFSFTLIAGAPGSGKTTLAHQIMFALATPERRALFFTVLGEPPLKMLRYQQQFSFFDMDKVGTSIRYVNLADDLRAGDFSGVLERIMQEVEDFVPSLVFVDSFRSVVQTRRSGNEGLWDVQNFIQELGSRMATWQATTFLIGEYSQNDSEAHPIITVADGIVALTHNEYQETVVRKMRVIKMRGQPHMVGSHTMRITDDGIRVYPRQLVTMPDAYLGHDRDPRRVSTGVAGLDGLLHGGLPQGHTVLVTGPTGIGKTVLGVQFLKAGAAAGEHGVAVYFEKHTARLHNATLNDLVEDGKITIMDPVSLSLSIEEFLDELVQNIERTGATRVVIDSLSEIGLYLAPEFSKDLRLSVFRTLSMLAARGITTMVMSGIEDGQPGLQFSIDDLCFLADAVLVMRFAEVDGDLGKFMAVVKVRSSAHSTELRRYRIDTHGIQIDEGMIRYDGVLTGWPKPRPQAQLED, from the coding sequence ATGAGCGACAGAGTGGCATTGGGAAAGTTGAGCACCGGCGTGCCGGGACTCGACATTCTCCTTGGAGGCGGCCTGAGCGAGTTTTCGTTCACGCTGATCGCCGGCGCCCCCGGCAGCGGCAAGACCACGCTGGCGCACCAGATCATGTTCGCGCTCGCCACGCCCGAGCGGCGTGCGCTGTTCTTCACCGTGCTGGGCGAGCCGCCGCTGAAGATGCTGCGCTACCAGCAGCAATTCTCCTTCTTCGACATGGACAAGGTCGGCACCAGCATCCGCTACGTCAACCTGGCCGACGACCTGCGCGCAGGCGACTTCAGCGGTGTGCTGGAGCGCATCATGCAGGAAGTCGAGGATTTCGTTCCCAGCCTGGTGTTCGTCGATTCCTTCCGCTCCGTGGTGCAGACCAGGCGCAGCGGCAACGAGGGCTTGTGGGACGTGCAGAACTTCATCCAGGAGCTGGGTTCGCGCATGGCGACCTGGCAAGCCACCACCTTCCTGATCGGCGAGTACAGCCAGAACGATTCGGAAGCGCACCCGATCATCACGGTGGCCGACGGCATCGTGGCACTGACGCACAACGAGTACCAGGAGACCGTGGTGCGCAAGATGCGCGTCATTAAAATGCGCGGCCAGCCGCACATGGTCGGCTCGCACACCATGCGCATCACCGACGACGGCATCCGCGTGTATCCGCGCCAGCTGGTCACCATGCCGGACGCCTACCTGGGCCACGACCGCGACCCGCGCCGCGTCTCCACCGGCGTGGCCGGGCTGGACGGCTTGCTGCACGGCGGCCTGCCGCAAGGGCACACGGTGCTGGTGACCGGCCCCACCGGCATCGGCAAGACGGTGCTCGGCGTGCAATTCCTGAAAGCGGGCGCGGCGGCCGGCGAGCATGGCGTGGCCGTGTATTTCGAAAAGCACACGGCGCGCCTGCACAATGCCACGCTCAACGACTTGGTCGAGGACGGCAAGATCACCATCATGGACCCGGTGTCGCTGTCCTTGTCGATCGAGGAATTCCTGGACGAACTGGTCCAGAACATCGAACGCACCGGCGCCACCCGGGTGGTGATCGATTCCCTGTCCGAGATCGGCCTGTACCTGGCACCGGAATTCAGCAAGGACCTGCGCCTGTCGGTGTTCCGCACCCTGTCGATGCTGGCCGCGCGCGGCATCACCACGATGGTCATGTCGGGCATCGAGGATGGCCAGCCGGGGCTGCAGTTCTCGATCGACGACCTGTGCTTCCTGGCCGACGCGGTGCTGGTCATGCGTTTCGCCGAGGTCGACGGCGACCTCGGCAAGTTCATGGCGGTGGTGAAGGTACGCAGCAGCGCCCACAGCACCGAATTGCGGCGCTACCGCATCGACACGCACGGCATCCAGATCGACGAGGGCATGATCCGCTACGACGGGGTGCTCACCGGATGGCCCAAGCCGCGCCCGCAGGCGCAGCTGGAGGATTGA
- a CDS encoding pyridoxal phosphate-dependent aminotransferase has translation MQDHQHHAPGASVPSARALQVAARVDAIEPFRVMEMVKAAAAMTRSGIDVISMSVGEPDFTAPDIVAAAAMAAIQKGSTQYTESLGLPALRDAISGHYAAAHGLDIDPRRIVITAGASAGLLLACAALVAEGDEVLMPDPCYPCNRHFVSAFGGKPVLLPSGPAERYQLTAAQVASHWSAHTRGVIVASPSNPTGTSMTALQTADLLAAVHARGGFAVVDEIYQGLSYGDAIGSDLGTRPTSALALSNDVITVNSFSKYFGMTGWRLGWLVVPDALVPVIEKLAQNLFICAPTIAQHAALACFAPEAIAIYEERRREFQRRRDFLVPALRALGFQVPVLPDGAFYVYADIGALDHPLAGDSTAFGMAALQEAHVAIVPGDDFGFAAPARHVRFSYAAKYERIEQAVARLRTMLQG, from the coding sequence ATGCAAGACCACCAGCACCACGCCCCCGGCGCTTCCGTCCCCTCCGCGCGCGCCCTGCAGGTCGCCGCCCGCGTCGACGCCATCGAACCCTTCCGCGTCATGGAAATGGTCAAGGCCGCCGCTGCCATGACCCGCTCCGGCATCGACGTCATCAGCATGAGCGTCGGCGAACCCGATTTCACGGCGCCCGACATCGTGGCCGCCGCGGCGATGGCGGCGATTCAAAAAGGCAGCACCCAGTACACGGAGTCGCTCGGCCTGCCGGCCCTGCGCGACGCCATTTCCGGGCATTACGCCGCGGCCCACGGCCTGGACATCGACCCGCGCCGCATCGTGATCACCGCCGGCGCCTCGGCCGGGCTGCTGCTGGCCTGCGCCGCGCTGGTGGCCGAGGGCGACGAAGTCCTGATGCCGGACCCGTGCTATCCGTGCAACCGCCACTTCGTCAGCGCCTTCGGCGGCAAGCCGGTGCTGCTGCCGTCCGGCCCGGCCGAGCGCTACCAGCTGACCGCCGCCCAGGTCGCGTCGCACTGGAGCGCGCACACGCGCGGCGTGATCGTGGCTTCGCCGTCGAATCCGACCGGCACGTCGATGACGGCGCTGCAGACCGCCGACCTGCTGGCCGCGGTGCACGCACGCGGCGGCTTCGCCGTGGTCGACGAGATCTACCAGGGCCTGTCGTACGGCGACGCGATCGGAAGCGACCTGGGCACGCGCCCGACCAGCGCGCTGGCGCTGTCGAACGACGTCATCACCGTCAACAGCTTCTCGAAATACTTCGGCATGACCGGCTGGCGCCTGGGCTGGCTGGTGGTGCCGGACGCGCTGGTGCCGGTCATCGAAAAGCTGGCGCAGAACCTGTTCATCTGCGCGCCGACCATCGCCCAGCATGCGGCGCTGGCCTGCTTCGCCCCGGAAGCGATCGCCATCTACGAGGAACGACGGCGCGAATTCCAGCGCCGCCGCGACTTCCTGGTGCCGGCGCTGCGCGCGCTCGGCTTCCAGGTGCCGGTGCTGCCGGACGGCGCGTTCTACGTGTATGCCGACATCGGCGCCTTGGACCACCCGCTGGCGGGCGACAGCACGGCCTTCGGCATGGCGGCGCTGCAGGAGGCGCACGTGGCGATCGTGCCGGGCGACGACTTCGGCTTCGCCGCGCCCGCGCGCCACGTGCGTTTTTCGTATGCGGCCAAGTACGAACGCATCGAGCAGGCGGTGGCGCGCCTGCGGACGATGCTGCAGGGCTGA
- a CDS encoding ImmA/IrrE family metallo-endopeptidase gives MNTTIKGDAFERRVYDYFRTQIKDEQFHVRSSCCKVFHKKGYYSRDRDSEIEFDVSIEIYLPGATEYSEVWLIECKHYSHSVPVNDAEEFFAKVQQVSPTSAKPVMASNAAFQSGALNFAKAKKMGILRLFSTSDAKWELYRSPSASAVTAFEGTSDKILEGLTSQQFDGAFDLYMQSPVGVTNSLWDFADGMLVHSRLSAEQRRAVANPRGRPSCRVPYIGNDELEDKCLCILREIGWPGGEVSMEDICSQEQMRSGLQVRTEAFLEDGKMRQSTLGRISFSPLEILVYRQLVPNSGRERFTLAHELAHHLLSHGKYMSGEACDESDFKLKRDADSMSPDIVRMEYQANVFAACLLMPKASFVDDFKRIIEWLHIPNRGHGALYLDGQPCNYQNYERVTRELMSRYGVSRVATTIRLESLGLLRDVRPQAYTL, from the coding sequence ATGAATACAACGATTAAGGGCGACGCGTTCGAGCGCAGGGTTTACGATTACTTCCGTACTCAGATCAAAGACGAGCAATTCCACGTCAGGAGCAGTTGCTGCAAGGTCTTTCACAAAAAGGGCTACTATTCAAGGGATCGTGACAGTGAAATAGAATTCGACGTTTCTATAGAAATCTACCTTCCGGGGGCTACGGAATACTCGGAAGTCTGGCTAATAGAATGCAAGCACTATTCCCATTCGGTTCCGGTAAACGATGCTGAGGAATTTTTTGCCAAGGTGCAGCAGGTCTCACCTACAAGCGCGAAGCCTGTAATGGCAAGCAACGCGGCGTTCCAGTCCGGCGCTCTAAACTTCGCGAAGGCGAAAAAGATGGGGATATTACGGCTCTTTAGCACCTCAGATGCGAAGTGGGAGCTGTACAGGTCGCCGTCGGCAAGTGCCGTTACAGCATTTGAAGGCACCTCCGATAAAATACTCGAAGGATTGACTTCGCAACAGTTTGACGGCGCATTCGACTTGTATATGCAGTCTCCCGTGGGGGTGACCAATTCGCTATGGGATTTTGCGGATGGAATGCTAGTTCACTCGCGGCTGAGCGCCGAGCAGCGTCGGGCGGTAGCGAATCCGCGCGGTAGGCCGTCGTGTAGGGTTCCTTACATTGGGAACGATGAACTCGAAGATAAGTGCCTCTGCATACTACGAGAGATCGGCTGGCCCGGAGGAGAGGTTTCGATGGAGGACATTTGCTCCCAAGAGCAGATGCGTAGTGGTCTGCAGGTAAGGACGGAGGCATTTCTGGAAGATGGGAAAATGCGGCAGTCAACCCTAGGGCGAATCTCTTTCTCACCGCTCGAGATACTAGTTTACCGTCAATTGGTTCCGAACTCTGGACGGGAGCGCTTTACTTTGGCGCACGAACTTGCCCACCATCTGCTTTCCCATGGGAAATACATGTCGGGCGAAGCGTGCGACGAAAGCGATTTCAAGTTAAAGCGCGACGCAGATTCCATGTCTCCTGACATCGTTCGGATGGAATACCAGGCAAACGTATTCGCGGCTTGCCTGCTTATGCCCAAGGCCTCCTTCGTTGATGACTTCAAGCGGATCATCGAATGGCTGCACATACCGAACAGAGGTCACGGCGCGCTGTATCTGGACGGGCAACCCTGTAACTACCAAAACTATGAGCGGGTAACTCGCGAGCTGATGTCACGTTATGGCGTATCGCGCGTCGCCACCACGATTAGGCTCGAAAGTCTTGGGCTGCTGCGCGACGTCCGCCCTCAAGCATATACTTTGTAG
- a CDS encoding hybrid sensor histidine kinase/response regulator, protein MRARATARRQDDEKLENDASLAQLREANEHLILATFNAENLRDDAEAVNQRQNEFLAMLAHELRNPLSPISMAASLLGNVPSASVQVVNLTRVIGRQVDHMARLLDDLLDAARISSGKITLALEPLPLAELVSHAAETMQPRIDERHQHLHVDLPHEAITVDGDRVRLTQVFTNLLANASKYTQDGGTLRVRVAAGDGETLLVVEDDGIGMAPDVLPHIFDLFTQGPRSLARSEGGLGVGLNVVRNLLAMHGATVRADSDGLGSGSRFTVCLPLSRLARPAAPALGAAATAAGRSLDILVVEDNVDACAMLAGVLSAEGHWVRCVHDGKAGLAAFMERPWDVIVCDIGLPGMDGLELMRTVRAAPAGAVPFAIALSGYGQDDDRARGLAAGFDRYLVKPAGVAELRALIAALPARAA, encoded by the coding sequence GTGCGTGCACGGGCAACGGCCCGCCGCCAGGACGACGAAAAGCTGGAAAACGACGCCAGCCTGGCGCAATTGCGGGAGGCCAACGAGCACCTGATACTGGCGACCTTCAATGCCGAGAACCTGCGCGACGACGCCGAGGCCGTCAACCAGCGCCAGAACGAATTCCTGGCGATGCTGGCGCACGAGCTGCGCAACCCGCTGTCGCCGATCAGCATGGCCGCTTCGCTGCTGGGCAACGTGCCCAGCGCCAGCGTCCAGGTGGTCAACCTGACGCGGGTGATCGGACGCCAGGTGGATCACATGGCGCGCCTGCTGGACGACCTGCTGGACGCGGCGCGCATCAGCAGCGGCAAGATCACCCTTGCGCTGGAACCGCTGCCGCTGGCGGAACTGGTGTCGCATGCGGCCGAGACCATGCAGCCGCGCATCGACGAGCGCCACCAGCACCTGCACGTCGACCTGCCGCACGAGGCCATCACGGTCGACGGCGACCGCGTGCGCCTGACCCAGGTCTTCACCAATCTGCTGGCGAACGCCTCCAAGTACACCCAGGACGGCGGCACGCTGCGCGTGCGCGTTGCGGCCGGGGACGGCGAAACGCTGCTGGTGGTCGAGGACGACGGCATCGGCATGGCGCCCGACGTGCTGCCGCACATATTCGATCTGTTCACCCAGGGGCCGCGCTCGCTGGCGCGCTCCGAGGGCGGGCTGGGCGTCGGCCTGAACGTGGTGCGCAACCTGCTGGCGATGCACGGCGCCACGGTGCGCGCCGACAGCGACGGCCTCGGCAGCGGCAGCCGCTTCACGGTGTGCCTGCCGCTGTCGCGCCTGGCCCGGCCGGCGGCGCCGGCGCTCGGCGCCGCCGCCACGGCTGCCGGCCGCTCCCTCGACATCCTGGTGGTCGAGGACAACGTCGACGCCTGCGCGATGCTGGCCGGCGTCCTGAGCGCCGAGGGCCATTGGGTACGCTGCGTACACGACGGCAAGGCCGGCCTGGCCGCTTTCATGGAACGGCCGTGGGACGTGATCGTGTGCGACATCGGCCTGCCCGGCATGGATGGCCTGGAACTCATGCGCACGGTGCGCGCCGCGCCCGCCGGCGCGGTGCCGTTCGCGATCGCGCTGTCCGGCTACGGCCAGGACGACGACCGTGCGCGCGGCCTGGCGGCCGGCTTCGACCGCTACCTGGTCAAGCCGGCCGGCGTGGCCGAGCTGCGCGCGCTGATCGCGGCGCTGCCGGCGCGCGCCGCCTGA
- a CDS encoding MarR family winged helix-turn-helix transcriptional regulator — protein MQKDTNRAAGAIDAGEALRDFSEQAHRVLASRLGKQGTSVARVKLLLFIGHRGAVRSIDLVQGLGYAPRTVTEGIDALEQEGLVLRTQDKVDRRAKRIALTEAGAAALAVISPLLCDFAEQMFGVLDASERRLLAGFLQRMQGRLVEMEAADSGAYV, from the coding sequence ATGCAGAAAGACACCAATCGTGCGGCGGGGGCAATTGACGCCGGCGAAGCGCTGCGCGATTTTTCCGAGCAGGCGCACCGGGTGCTGGCCAGCCGGCTCGGCAAACAGGGGACGTCGGTGGCGCGCGTGAAACTGCTGCTGTTCATCGGCCACCGCGGCGCGGTGCGCTCGATCGACCTGGTGCAGGGACTTGGCTATGCGCCGCGCACGGTCACCGAAGGCATCGACGCGCTGGAGCAGGAGGGCCTGGTGCTGCGCACCCAGGACAAGGTCGACCGGCGCGCCAAGCGGATCGCCCTGACCGAGGCCGGCGCCGCCGCGCTGGCGGTGATCTCGCCGCTGCTGTGCGATTTTGCCGAGCAGATGTTCGGCGTGCTGGATGCATCGGAGCGGCGTTTGCTGGCCGGATTCCTCCAGCGCATGCAGGGCCGGCTGGTGGAGATGGAAGCGGCCGATAGCGGCGCGTATGTGTGA
- a CDS encoding patatin-like phospholipase family protein, whose protein sequence is MSKMALILQGGGALGAYEYGVVTKLVEMGWEPVAVTGVSIGAVNAAAIAGARGGDIVASLDAIWNEITLRTLPFWPASMQGNLSLMGNPNFWRSRTDYLQMASWNSLCDTAPMVATLQKHLDFEQMNDSGHMRLAVTATSLQSGGPTTFSNYLAPDAHRDSGSLQAMQQRLTPAHVMASGALPPGFPPVVIDDQAYWDGGLFSNTPIDALLNMLRPDEIDGLPIFTIDLFTTRNLPLPKNLMDVQTRALAMQYENRFWAEYGGEAGPEGFTQMLEILERELPADSMLRQDRADQPHNTAGAAWNWLQRLRALKNIRVIEGAPAAPGGDHDFSEYAVKAAWEAGRAAASRHAPSQMQAGRLRAVA, encoded by the coding sequence ATGAGCAAGATGGCCTTGATTCTGCAAGGGGGCGGCGCGCTGGGCGCCTACGAGTATGGGGTGGTGACCAAGCTGGTCGAGATGGGCTGGGAGCCGGTGGCGGTGACCGGCGTCTCGATCGGCGCGGTGAACGCGGCGGCCATCGCCGGCGCGAGAGGCGGCGACATCGTCGCCAGCCTGGATGCGATCTGGAACGAGATCACGCTGCGCACGCTGCCGTTCTGGCCGGCCAGCATGCAGGGCAATTTGTCATTGATGGGAAATCCCAACTTCTGGCGCTCGCGCACGGATTACCTGCAGATGGCGAGCTGGAACAGCCTGTGCGACACGGCGCCGATGGTCGCCACGCTGCAAAAGCACCTGGACTTCGAGCAGATGAACGACAGCGGGCACATGCGCCTGGCGGTGACCGCCACCAGCCTGCAGAGCGGCGGGCCGACCACGTTTTCCAACTACCTGGCGCCGGACGCCCACCGCGACTCCGGCAGCCTGCAGGCAATGCAGCAGCGTTTGACGCCGGCGCACGTGATGGCCAGCGGCGCGCTGCCGCCCGGCTTTCCGCCCGTGGTGATCGACGACCAAGCCTACTGGGACGGCGGTCTGTTCAGCAACACGCCGATCGACGCGCTGCTGAACATGCTGCGGCCGGACGAGATCGACGGCCTGCCGATCTTCACCATCGACCTGTTCACCACGCGCAACCTGCCGCTGCCGAAGAACCTGATGGACGTGCAGACCCGGGCGCTGGCGATGCAGTACGAAAACCGCTTCTGGGCGGAATACGGCGGCGAAGCCGGACCGGAAGGGTTCACGCAGATGCTGGAAATCCTCGAGCGCGAGCTGCCGGCCGACAGCATGCTGCGCCAGGACCGCGCCGACCAGCCGCACAACACGGCCGGCGCGGCCTGGAACTGGCTGCAGCGGCTCAGAGCGCTGAAAAACATCCGGGTGATCGAAGGGGCGCCGGCGGCGCCTGGCGGCGACCACGATTTCTCGGAATACGCGGTGAAGGCGGCGTGGGAAGCCGGCCGGGCGGCGGCGTCGCGCCACGCGCCGTCGCAGATGCAGGCGGGACGCTTGCGGGCGGTGGCTTGA